The Thermococcus sp. 21S7 genome has a window encoding:
- a CDS encoding lipoyl domain-containing protein, whose protein sequence is MEAEVKVPRTTKEEKTGVLLSWYKNDGDPVEEGEEIAEVMIEKVTVHVKAPASGRLKILVKENEEVAQGQVIGLIVA, encoded by the coding sequence ATGGAGGCGGAGGTCAAGGTACCCCGGACGACGAAGGAGGAAAAGACCGGCGTCCTGCTGAGCTGGTACAAAAACGACGGCGACCCCGTCGAGGAGGGTGAAGAAATAGCGGAGGTCATGATAGAAAAGGTTACCGTGCACGTTAAGGCCCCGGCGAGCGGGAGGCTTAAGATTCTGGTGAAGGAGAACGAGGAGGTGGCGCAGGGCCAGGTGATAGGCCTCATCGTGGCCTGA
- a CDS encoding alpha-ketoacid dehydrogenase subunit beta, translating into MARKLPMYKAIAEAIAQEMERDENVFVMGEDIGAYGGIFGATNGLLEKFGPERVRDTPISESAFIGAALGAASKGMRPIVELMFVDFFGVAMDQIYNHIAKAHYMSGEQVKMPIVITTAIGGGYSDAAQHSQCLYGLFAHVPGLKIVIPSNSYDAKGLMISSIRDDNPVMYFFHKGLMGLGWMPSPEEAAVEVPEEPYTVPIGEAKVVREGDDVTIATVSRMVYEALWAAEELEKDGISAEVIDLRTLVPLDKETLIDSVRKTGRLLVVDEDYMSYGMSGEIIATVVERIGSELKALPRRIAYPDVPVPYSRVLERFVLPDREKIVKTVKDMVG; encoded by the coding sequence ATGGCGAGGAAGCTCCCCATGTACAAGGCGATAGCCGAAGCGATAGCGCAGGAAATGGAGCGCGATGAGAACGTCTTCGTCATGGGCGAGGACATCGGTGCCTACGGTGGAATCTTCGGTGCCACGAACGGACTCCTTGAGAAGTTCGGCCCTGAGAGGGTTAGAGATACGCCCATAAGCGAGTCGGCTTTCATAGGCGCCGCCCTCGGGGCCGCATCGAAGGGCATGAGGCCGATAGTCGAGCTGATGTTCGTTGACTTCTTCGGCGTGGCGATGGATCAGATATACAACCACATCGCCAAGGCGCACTACATGTCGGGCGAACAGGTTAAGATGCCCATAGTCATAACCACAGCCATCGGCGGAGGCTACAGCGATGCGGCCCAGCACTCCCAGTGCCTCTACGGTCTGTTCGCCCACGTTCCGGGACTCAAGATAGTAATCCCCTCCAACTCCTACGACGCCAAGGGACTTATGATATCCTCCATACGGGACGACAACCCGGTCATGTACTTCTTCCACAAGGGACTCATGGGGCTCGGATGGATGCCCTCCCCGGAGGAAGCCGCGGTTGAAGTGCCCGAGGAGCCATATACCGTCCCAATCGGCGAGGCCAAGGTCGTGAGGGAGGGCGACGATGTGACCATAGCGACGGTATCTCGCATGGTCTACGAGGCCCTGTGGGCGGCCGAAGAGCTCGAAAAGGACGGGATAAGCGCCGAGGTCATTGACCTGAGAACCCTCGTTCCCCTCGATAAGGAGACCCTCATAGACTCCGTCAGGAAGACCGGAAGGCTTCTCGTCGTGGACGAGGATTACATGAGCTACGGGATGAGCGGCGAGATAATAGCCACCGTCGTCGAGAGGATAGGCAGCGAGCTCAAAGCCCTGCCGAGGAGGATAGCCTACCCGGACGTTCCGGTTCCGTACAGCAGGGTGCTGGAGAGGTTCGTCCTTCCGGACAGGGAGAAGATAGTGAAGACAGTGAAGGACATGGTCGGGTGA
- a CDS encoding thiamine pyrophosphate-dependent dehydrogenase E1 component subunit alpha, whose protein sequence is MGVEEIPKETLLELYGTMHRIRTYEETLAKWYYEGKSPRFDISAGPIPGELHLSSGQESAAVGVCIHLRDEDAVIGTHRAHHFAIAKGVDLKKMTAEIFGRATGLSGGKGGHMHLFDAAKNFSCSGIVGASFPQAVGVGIAAKLKGEDYVAVAVGGDGAANQGTFHEALNLAAVWKLPVVFLIEDNGWAISVPKDKSTAVAKNSERAKAYGIPGVSVDGADVIAVYEVAKEAVERARRGEGPSLIEVRTYRLRGHFEGDPQLYRPKEDFELAKEKDPLDNFRKLLLEKDIATEEELARIEEENERKVQEAIDFALNSPYPEPEEALKGVFAGGD, encoded by the coding sequence ATGGGAGTTGAGGAGATACCGAAGGAAACCCTGTTGGAACTATACGGGACAATGCATCGGATTAGGACGTACGAGGAGACACTTGCGAAGTGGTACTACGAGGGAAAGAGCCCGCGCTTTGACATATCCGCCGGTCCGATTCCAGGAGAGCTGCACCTGTCCTCGGGTCAGGAGTCAGCCGCCGTTGGTGTGTGCATACACCTTAGGGACGAAGATGCGGTTATAGGAACCCACAGGGCCCACCACTTCGCGATAGCGAAGGGGGTCGACCTGAAGAAGATGACGGCCGAGATATTCGGCAGGGCCACCGGTCTTTCCGGGGGCAAGGGCGGCCACATGCACCTCTTCGACGCGGCCAAAAACTTCAGCTGCAGCGGTATCGTTGGTGCGAGCTTCCCGCAGGCCGTTGGGGTTGGCATCGCGGCCAAGCTGAAGGGCGAAGACTACGTGGCAGTCGCCGTCGGCGGTGACGGAGCGGCCAACCAGGGAACTTTCCACGAGGCGCTCAACCTTGCAGCCGTCTGGAAGCTGCCGGTTGTATTTCTGATAGAGGACAACGGCTGGGCCATCTCCGTTCCAAAGGACAAGTCAACGGCCGTCGCCAAGAACAGCGAGAGGGCTAAGGCCTACGGCATTCCCGGGGTCAGCGTTGACGGCGCCGACGTTATAGCGGTCTATGAAGTCGCCAAGGAAGCCGTTGAAAGGGCGAGGCGCGGAGAGGGGCCGAGCCTCATAGAGGTCAGAACGTACAGGCTCAGGGGGCACTTCGAAGGTGACCCGCAGCTCTACAGACCGAAGGAGGACTTCGAACTGGCGAAGGAGAAGGACCCGCTGGACAACTTCAGGAAGCTGCTGCTTGAGAAGGACATCGCCACGGAGGAAGAGCTGGCGAGAATCGAGGAAGAAAACGAGAGGAAAGTTCAGGAGGCCATAGACTTCGCCCTCAACAGCCCGTATCCTGAGCCGGAAGAAGCTCTGAAGGGTGTTTTTGCGGGGGGTGATTGA
- a CDS encoding OsmC family protein, translating to MEEWTFYVTGKSLSGTKLLARVRDFEVLVDEPGEIGGTNEAPNPVEYLLVALAGCLNVTIRGIAEEKGIPVESLEMAIAGKLNPEKFQGLSGEGRAGFTEVTVSVYLKADAPREKIGELLKEAEERCPVTDNLINATPVRIVLKE from the coding sequence TTGGAGGAATGGACGTTCTACGTAACCGGAAAATCCCTCTCGGGAACTAAGCTGCTCGCGAGGGTCAGGGATTTCGAGGTTCTCGTTGACGAGCCCGGGGAGATAGGAGGAACCAACGAGGCCCCAAACCCTGTGGAGTACCTCCTCGTGGCGCTGGCCGGCTGTCTGAACGTTACCATCAGGGGAATCGCGGAGGAGAAAGGAATACCTGTGGAGTCGCTTGAGATGGCCATCGCCGGAAAGCTGAACCCTGAGAAGTTCCAGGGTCTCTCGGGGGAGGGGCGCGCGGGCTTCACCGAGGTGACGGTCTCGGTTTACCTGAAGGCTGACGCCCCCAGGGAAAAGATTGGGGAGCTCTTGAAGGAAGCGGAAGAGCGCTGTCCGGTCACTGACAACCTGATAAACGCAACTCCGGTTCGGATAGTGCTGAAGGAGTGA
- a CDS encoding DUF6506 family protein: MLKAAFMFVAPEADPAGHRAIVRTPMVELHVVGVKNYDEACEVAKKLVEDGIAAIELCGGFGHIGVARIVEAVEGKVPVGVVRFDVHPGLDGKSGDGIFG, encoded by the coding sequence ATGCTGAAGGCCGCTTTCATGTTCGTTGCACCGGAAGCAGACCCCGCGGGGCACAGGGCAATCGTCAGAACCCCGATGGTGGAACTCCATGTCGTCGGCGTCAAAAACTACGATGAGGCCTGTGAAGTTGCAAAAAAGCTCGTTGAGGATGGAATCGCGGCGATAGAGCTGTGCGGAGGTTTTGGTCATATCGGTGTGGCCAGAATCGTTGAGGCCGTTGAGGGGAAGGTTCCGGTGGGGGTTGTGAGGTTCGACGTTCATCCAGGTCTGGATGGAAAGAGCGGAGACGGTATTTTCGGGTGA
- a CDS encoding alpha-ketoacid dehydrogenase subunit beta, protein MAVVREITFAQALNEALDYEMEKDEKVVVMGEDVGLYGGIYGVTAGLYEKYGPERVRDTPIAESGFVGTAVGAAATGLLKPVVELMFIDFLGVAYDQIYNQAAKMRYMFGGKARIPMVLRTTCGAGFSAAAQHSQSLHAIFIHVPGLKVVMPSTPYDAKGLLISAIEDDDPVIFIEHKGLYAVKGPVPEEPYSIPLGEADVKREGKDVTIVATAAMVLKSLEVAEKLAKEGVSVEVVDSRSLVPLDADTILNSIKKTGRLVVVDEGYPRASFATDIAALAASRAFERLKAPVKIITPPATPVPFSPALENEWIPCTERIENAVREVL, encoded by the coding sequence ATGGCAGTGGTGAGGGAGATAACCTTCGCTCAGGCGCTCAACGAGGCGCTGGACTACGAGATGGAAAAGGATGAAAAGGTCGTCGTGATGGGCGAGGACGTCGGACTCTACGGGGGAATCTACGGGGTGACGGCTGGGCTCTACGAGAAGTACGGGCCCGAGAGGGTCAGGGATACGCCGATAGCGGAGAGCGGCTTCGTGGGCACCGCGGTTGGCGCCGCGGCGACGGGCCTGCTGAAGCCGGTCGTGGAGCTGATGTTCATAGACTTCCTCGGAGTCGCCTACGACCAGATATACAACCAGGCCGCAAAGATGAGGTACATGTTCGGCGGGAAGGCGAGGATACCCATGGTTCTCAGAACAACGTGCGGTGCCGGCTTTTCAGCCGCCGCCCAGCACTCCCAGTCGCTCCACGCCATCTTCATCCATGTTCCTGGACTCAAGGTTGTCATGCCGTCCACGCCCTACGATGCAAAGGGACTGCTGATCTCGGCGATAGAGGACGACGACCCGGTGATCTTCATAGAGCACAAGGGGCTCTACGCGGTTAAAGGGCCGGTTCCGGAGGAGCCCTACTCGATACCCCTCGGCGAGGCGGACGTTAAGAGGGAGGGAAAGGACGTAACGATAGTCGCAACGGCCGCAATGGTTCTCAAGTCCTTGGAAGTGGCGGAGAAGCTGGCGAAGGAGGGTGTGAGCGTCGAGGTCGTTGACTCGCGGTCGCTCGTACCCCTAGACGCCGACACGATCCTGAACTCCATCAAGAAGACCGGAAGGCTGGTCGTCGTTGACGAGGGCTACCCGAGGGCAAGCTTTGCGACGGACATAGCGGCGCTCGCCGCCAGCAGGGCCTTTGAGCGCCTGAAGGCGCCGGTCAAGATAATCACACCGCCGGCGACACCTGTTCCCTTCAGTCCCGCCCTCGAAAACGAGTGGATACCCTGCACGGAAAGAATAGAGAACGCGGTCAGGGAGGTTCTCTGA
- a CDS encoding thiamine pyrophosphate-dependent dehydrogenase E1 component subunit alpha, producing MPAEEIPRETLLWMYEAMVRIRVHEERVAELFARGKIPGFVHLYVGEEAVAVGVMANLRREDFITSTHRGHGHYIAKGGDVKASMAELFGKKTGSGKGKGGSMHIADLDVGELGANGIVGGGIPHAVGAGLGIKLNGLDRVAVAFFGDGASNQQNFHEGINLAAIWKLPVVFVCENNQYQISLSYEKQQTIKSVAERAKAYGIPGVSVDGQDVLAVYEVAKEAIERARRGEGPTLIEAKTYRFRGHFEGDPQVYRSKEEIEWWKKNKDPIKLFEEKLLAKGIATREELDAIWEKAREEIEEAVKFAEESPWPSKEELLEDVFSTPTKGVLVWQW from the coding sequence ATGCCAGCTGAGGAAATACCCAGGGAAACCCTGCTGTGGATGTACGAGGCCATGGTTAGGATAAGGGTTCACGAGGAGAGGGTCGCGGAACTCTTTGCTCGGGGCAAGATACCCGGCTTTGTACATCTATACGTCGGGGAAGAGGCCGTCGCCGTGGGCGTGATGGCCAACCTCCGGAGGGAGGACTTCATAACGAGCACCCACCGGGGGCACGGCCACTACATAGCCAAGGGCGGGGACGTGAAGGCCTCGATGGCCGAGCTGTTCGGAAAGAAGACGGGAAGCGGGAAGGGAAAGGGCGGTTCGATGCACATAGCCGACCTCGACGTCGGTGAGCTGGGAGCCAATGGCATAGTCGGGGGCGGCATTCCCCACGCGGTAGGCGCCGGCCTGGGAATAAAGCTCAACGGCCTCGACAGGGTTGCCGTTGCCTTCTTCGGTGACGGTGCCTCGAACCAGCAGAACTTCCACGAGGGAATAAACCTCGCGGCCATCTGGAAGCTGCCGGTTGTATTCGTCTGTGAGAACAACCAGTACCAGATATCCCTCTCCTACGAGAAACAGCAGACGATAAAGAGCGTAGCCGAGAGGGCCAAGGCCTATGGAATCCCAGGTGTAAGCGTTGACGGACAGGACGTTCTGGCGGTCTACGAGGTGGCGAAGGAAGCCATCGAACGCGCCAGAAGGGGCGAGGGCCCCACTCTGATAGAGGCCAAGACCTACAGGTTCAGGGGGCACTTCGAAGGTGACCCGCAGGTCTACAGGTCAAAGGAGGAGATAGAGTGGTGGAAGAAGAACAAGGACCCGATAAAGCTCTTCGAGGAGAAGCTTCTAGCCAAAGGAATAGCCACCCGGGAAGAGCTCGATGCAATCTGGGAGAAGGCCCGGGAGGAAATCGAGGAGGCGGTTAAGTTCGCCGAAGAAAGCCCGTGGCCGTCGAAGGAGGAGCTCCTCGAAGACGTCTTCTCCACGCCCACCAAGGGGGTGCTCGTATGGCAGTGGTGA
- a CDS encoding biotin/lipoyl-containing protein — protein MKKVNVIMPKLGMTMKKGEIVEWKKKAGEHVKKGEVIAVVQSEKLTGEIEAPEDGRLAEILHDVGAEVPVGEVIATIEAEE, from the coding sequence ATGAAAAAAGTAAACGTAATAATGCCGAAGCTCGGCATGACTATGAAGAAGGGAGAGATTGTGGAATGGAAAAAGAAAGCCGGGGAGCACGTCAAGAAAGGGGAGGTTATCGCGGTGGTTCAGTCCGAGAAGCTGACAGGTGAGATAGAGGCACCGGAAGACGGCCGCCTGGCGGAGATACTCCACGACGTGGGTGCGGAAGTGCCCGTCGGGGAGGTTATAGCCACAATAGAGGCGGAAGAGTGA
- a CDS encoding dihydrolipoamide acetyltransferase family protein, translating to MTDEEVRMIAEQYEIDLSKLEGSGPDGEVTLEDLERYIKEHFYPKVLREVKLIGIRKVIAGRLSESYREAVHVTINMEAEMDGLVEMREKLTEKLGRKPSYTVLMLKCTAKAIRDFIDMNATMDGDRITVYNDININVAVDSPMGLITPVIRNVDEKSLEELLDEYSNLVERTKKGLLKEKDFVGGTFTVTNLGMLGVDSFTPIINPPQVAILGLNRIAEKPVVRNGEIKKARVMTLSLSFDHRAIDGAPAARFLGRVKHYLENPGEVFGDP from the coding sequence ATGACGGACGAAGAGGTCAGGATGATAGCGGAGCAGTACGAGATAGACCTTTCGAAGCTTGAGGGCTCCGGGCCGGATGGCGAGGTAACCCTCGAAGACCTTGAGAGGTACATCAAGGAGCACTTCTACCCGAAGGTTCTGAGGGAGGTCAAGCTAATCGGAATAAGGAAGGTGATAGCGGGAAGACTCTCCGAGAGCTACCGAGAGGCAGTCCACGTCACAATCAACATGGAGGCGGAGATGGACGGGCTCGTTGAGATGAGGGAAAAACTGACTGAAAAGCTCGGGAGGAAGCCGTCCTACACCGTGCTCATGCTGAAGTGCACAGCAAAGGCAATCCGGGACTTCATAGACATGAACGCGACGATGGACGGGGACAGGATAACGGTCTACAACGACATCAACATAAACGTGGCCGTCGACAGCCCGATGGGGCTGATAACCCCGGTAATCAGGAACGTTGACGAGAAAAGCCTTGAGGAGCTTCTCGATGAGTACTCCAACCTCGTGGAGCGGACGAAAAAAGGCCTCCTGAAGGAAAAGGACTTCGTCGGGGGGACCTTCACGGTCACGAACCTGGGAATGCTGGGGGTTGACTCGTTCACTCCGATAATAAACCCGCCCCAGGTGGCGATTCTGGGCCTCAATAGAATAGCCGAAAAGCCGGTTGTAAGGAACGGAGAGATAAAAAAGGCCAGGGTCATGACCCTGTCCCTGAGCTTCGACCACAGGGCGATAGACGGTGCCCCAGCGGCGAGGTTCCTGGGACGGGTGAAGCACTACCTGGAAAACCCCGGAGAAGTCTTCGGAGACCCGTGA
- a CDS encoding NAD(+)/NADH kinase — translation MKKGVVGIIANPESGRDIRRLVAHASVFDNMEKVSIVERLLLILQELGVERVIGMPETFGIIPGAKRAVEEHLNIEVDLLDMKIFGDWRDTYKAAEIMGREASVIVVIGGDGTNRIVAKACGDTPIMPISTGTNNVFPYMIEATIAGEAVAAIATGVVKQEEGTYRTKRIELFENGELRDIALVDAAATTHSFVGSKAVWKPEYIRELVVSRCSPSNIGLSSIAGILGEVKDEDDFGLYLEVGKGRPVKAPIAPGVFKRVLIGEAREVPLGEEIEIRTTPTLFALDGEREVEMDGEITARLTRNGPMVIDYRRTLRLAAERGFFEG, via the coding sequence ATGAAGAAAGGAGTCGTCGGGATAATAGCCAATCCGGAATCCGGAAGGGACATAAGGCGGCTGGTCGCCCACGCCAGCGTCTTCGACAACATGGAGAAGGTCAGTATAGTCGAGAGGCTCCTTCTGATACTCCAGGAGCTGGGGGTGGAGAGGGTAATCGGCATGCCCGAGACCTTCGGGATAATCCCCGGCGCAAAACGGGCCGTTGAGGAGCACCTGAACATAGAGGTTGATCTGCTGGACATGAAGATATTCGGGGACTGGCGCGACACCTACAAAGCGGCCGAAATCATGGGAAGGGAAGCCTCCGTCATTGTGGTGATAGGCGGAGATGGAACCAACAGGATAGTGGCGAAGGCCTGCGGGGACACGCCGATAATGCCCATCTCCACCGGAACCAACAACGTTTTCCCGTACATGATAGAGGCCACGATAGCCGGGGAAGCAGTGGCGGCGATTGCGACCGGAGTCGTAAAGCAGGAGGAAGGAACCTACAGGACGAAGAGGATAGAGCTCTTCGAAAACGGTGAGCTGAGGGACATAGCCCTTGTAGACGCCGCGGCAACAACCCATTCATTCGTCGGCTCAAAGGCGGTGTGGAAGCCGGAGTACATCAGGGAACTCGTTGTCAGCCGTTGTTCACCATCAAACATAGGACTCAGCTCCATCGCCGGAATCTTAGGGGAGGTAAAGGACGAGGACGATTTCGGGCTGTACCTGGAGGTAGGAAAGGGCAGGCCTGTAAAGGCCCCGATAGCGCCGGGGGTCTTCAAACGGGTTCTCATCGGGGAGGCCAGGGAGGTACCCCTCGGGGAGGAGATTGAGATACGCACCACTCCAACCCTCTTTGCCCTCGATGGCGAGAGGGAGGTCGAGATGGACGGCGAGATAACCGCCAGGCTCACGAGAAACGGGCCGATGGTGATAGACTACAGGAGAACCCTAAGGCTCGCGGCGGAGAGGGGCTTCTTCGAGGGTTAA
- a CDS encoding biotin/lipoate A/B protein ligase family protein yields the protein MSLRVLVFDSGDPRFDLAFEEALARLRARDKIPDTLRLWRTSCSVVLGYFRSPGEDVNLDVADREGIPLIRRFSGGGTVYLDRGCVNYSIVMKREVEFPISYLYETVLRGTLTALESLGLSPYLRNANDVVVNGRKVSGTAASIRWGVLFLHGSILVDADLITLRALLKAPERLKPSVDPVKYRVANLLEFAGGIDVGDVMDALIRGYSKVLSEDAYLDEPSGEELDVAGILHRLKYSRDEWNLMLPLSHLVSIEKNVEKELEGLGL from the coding sequence ATGTCCCTTCGGGTGTTGGTCTTCGATAGCGGCGACCCAAGGTTCGACCTGGCCTTTGAGGAAGCTTTGGCCAGGTTACGGGCTAGGGATAAGATTCCCGACACCCTTCGTCTCTGGAGAACATCATGCTCCGTCGTTCTTGGGTACTTCAGAAGCCCCGGAGAGGACGTCAACCTCGACGTGGCAGACCGGGAAGGAATTCCCCTCATCAGGCGCTTCAGCGGCGGGGGGACCGTGTATCTCGACAGGGGTTGCGTGAATTATTCCATCGTCATGAAGAGGGAGGTTGAGTTTCCCATATCGTACCTCTATGAGACCGTCCTCCGGGGCACGCTCACTGCCCTCGAATCCCTGGGTCTCTCCCCCTACCTCAGGAACGCGAACGACGTTGTCGTGAACGGAAGGAAGGTTTCGGGAACCGCCGCGAGCATCAGATGGGGCGTTCTCTTTCTGCACGGCTCCATTCTGGTTGATGCGGATTTGATAACACTTCGGGCCCTGCTTAAGGCTCCGGAGAGACTCAAGCCCTCCGTTGACCCCGTGAAGTACCGCGTGGCAAACCTCCTTGAGTTCGCTGGGGGCATCGATGTGGGTGATGTCATGGACGCTCTAATTCGCGGGTATTCCAAGGTGCTTTCGGAGGACGCTTACCTGGATGAACCGTCGGGGGAGGAGCTCGACGTTGCCGGGATTCTCCATCGCCTCAAGTACTCGCGCGACGAATGGAACCTCATGCTCCCCTTGTCTCATTTGGTGAGTATTGAGAAAAACGTAGAGAAGGAACTGGAAGGTCTGGGCCTTTAA
- a CDS encoding class I SAM-dependent rRNA methyltransferase: MAKVVVDAQAARAIGKGAMIVFKKGVVRAEGEFSPGDVVEVYTRGGKFLGKGFVNPNSNIMVRLVTKDRDTEINKELFRERIKKANEYRKKVLGYEEAYRMVYGEADYLPGLIVDRFNEIASLQISSVGMERFKLDLAEAIMEAEPEIETVFEKNTGRSRRREGLPEIERVLLGKEKYRTIIKEGKARFIVDMRGQKTGFFLDQRENRIALEKYVKPGMRVLDVFTYTGGFAIHAAVAGADEVVAVDKSPWAINMVKENARLNGVDDRMKYVVGSAFPIMEEMIKRGEKFDIVILDPPAFVQHEKDLKRGLRAYFNVNYAGLQLVKEGGILVTASCSQHVDMQAFKDMVIAAAAKAGKFLKLLEPYRTQAPDHPILMASKDTEYLKALFLYVEDMK, translated from the coding sequence ATGGCGAAGGTAGTGGTTGACGCCCAGGCCGCGAGGGCGATAGGTAAGGGCGCGATGATAGTCTTCAAAAAGGGTGTCGTGAGAGCCGAGGGCGAGTTTTCACCCGGCGACGTGGTGGAGGTGTACACCCGGGGCGGCAAGTTCCTTGGGAAGGGCTTCGTCAACCCCAACTCCAACATAATGGTCAGACTCGTCACCAAGGACCGCGATACTGAGATAAACAAGGAACTCTTCCGCGAGAGGATTAAAAAGGCCAACGAGTACCGGAAAAAAGTCCTCGGTTATGAAGAGGCATACCGCATGGTTTACGGCGAGGCTGACTACCTCCCGGGCCTTATAGTTGACCGCTTCAACGAGATAGCCTCACTCCAGATTTCGAGCGTCGGGATGGAGAGGTTTAAGCTCGACCTGGCCGAGGCCATAATGGAGGCTGAACCCGAAATCGAGACCGTCTTCGAGAAGAACACGGGGAGGAGCAGGCGGAGGGAGGGCTTACCCGAGATAGAGCGCGTCCTCCTCGGGAAGGAGAAGTACCGAACGATAATCAAGGAGGGGAAAGCGAGGTTCATCGTTGATATGCGCGGTCAAAAAACCGGCTTCTTCCTCGACCAGAGGGAGAACCGCATCGCTTTGGAGAAGTACGTCAAGCCCGGGATGAGGGTTCTCGATGTGTTCACATACACCGGCGGCTTCGCGATTCACGCCGCCGTCGCCGGGGCGGATGAAGTTGTCGCCGTCGATAAGTCCCCCTGGGCCATAAACATGGTGAAGGAGAACGCCAGGCTCAACGGTGTGGACGACAGGATGAAGTACGTCGTTGGCTCGGCCTTCCCAATTATGGAGGAGATGATAAAGAGGGGGGAAAAGTTCGATATAGTGATCCTCGATCCCCCTGCCTTCGTTCAGCATGAAAAGGACCTCAAACGCGGGCTCAGGGCGTATTTCAACGTGAACTACGCAGGCCTGCAGCTGGTAAAGGAGGGTGGCATACTCGTCACCGCATCGTGCTCCCAGCACGTCGACATGCAGGCCTTCAAGGACATGGTGATAGCGGCCGCGGCCAAGGCAGGCAAGTTCCTCAAGCTCCTTGAACCCTACAGAACCCAGGCGCCGGACCACCCGATACTGATGGCCTCAAAGGACACTGAGTACCTCAAGGCGCTCTTCCTCTACGTTGAGGATATGAAGTAG
- a CDS encoding DUF5748 family protein: MHFEVVKEFLKEIGADWIEIDGEIHLEPEVFYEVWKYVGQPDLGMYTIEDEVVEPGSYDPPEKKYVSTKKIRVKKAYFTTLDDKRIVTDYNELQRILKEKSP; encoded by the coding sequence ATGCACTTCGAGGTAGTGAAGGAGTTTCTCAAGGAAATAGGGGCGGATTGGATAGAGATTGACGGCGAAATCCACCTTGAGCCGGAGGTCTTCTACGAGGTCTGGAAATACGTCGGCCAGCCCGACCTCGGCATGTACACGATCGAGGACGAGGTCGTCGAGCCAGGTTCTTACGATCCGCCCGAGAAGAAGTACGTAAGTACTAAGAAGATCCGGGTCAAGAAGGCGTACTTCACTACGCTGGACGACAAGAGAATAGTAACGGACTACAACGAACTCCAGAGGATTCTGAAGGAGAAATCCCCCTGA